The Musa acuminata AAA Group cultivar baxijiao chromosome BXJ2-2, Cavendish_Baxijiao_AAA, whole genome shotgun sequence genome has a segment encoding these proteins:
- the LOC135605049 gene encoding uncharacterized protein LOC135605049 gives MIGMAAEEKAFGSATAAATDGKAVVESPMDLLDEYWFFHNPLKGRRPPPRPPCTPTTAKEEAGATEIARKLLRPPSTPSHRARKKEPDGKRSRRRFIQGRRKWRSYSEMEAFEVQGFRDLGFVFVEEGPSARLADVVRCLRDKRPISGDCGGCRAYLSKAWLIERTAPPKLAWDERRSAADAKEQLRLWARTVARNVMLL, from the coding sequence ATGATCGGCATGGCCGCAGAGGAGAAAGCATTTGGGTCTGCCACTGCTGCAGCCACAGATGGCAAGGCGGTGGTGGAGTCGCCGATGGATCTTTTAGATGAGTACTGGTTCTTCCACAATCCACTCAAAGGCAGAAGACCACCACCAAGACCTCCCTGCACTCCAACCACGGCCAAGGAAGAAGCTGGTGCCACTGAAATTGCTCGCAAGCTGCTCCGACCTCCATCGACGCCGTCGCATCGAGCTCGAAAGAAGGAACCGGACGGCAAGAGATCACGCAGGAGGTTCATCCAAGGGAGGAGGAAGTGGAGAAGCTACAGCGAAATGGAGGCATTCGAGGTCCAAGGATTCAGGGACTTGGGCTTCGTCTTCGTCGAGGAAGGACCGAGCGCGAGGCTCGCAGATGTGGTTCGCTGCCTGCGAGACAAGAGGCCGATATCTGGCGACTGCGGAGGGTGTCGAGCGTATCTGTCGAAAGCGTGGTTGATAGAGAGAACTGCACCTCCAAAGCTTGCGTGGGACGAGAGGAGATCGGCCGCAGACGCGAAGGAGCAGCTCAGGTTGTGGGCGAGGACGGTGGCTCGCAATGTGATGCTATTGTAA
- the LOC103976460 gene encoding large ribosomal subunit protein eL20z — MRPRTYKSTCLISGVGNGSSSGSRQSSLLNPNKRRVSNRSWKDWWKLHGSFKNAGQNGIPFTGSNGDTGKSKSDRGERTKQQQQPTRKRRTRGRGRRMSEEEGRSKGGPQQYGTFQGAPNYAQPAIGFPQPVPPPGHTAAHPFPPPQQSGPAYYARGYHAVPGYAPVIEVVEGTPLRQPRLACCGLGIGWLLFIVGFFLPAIPWYVGSFILLCVRVDYREKPGLVACTIAAILAAIAATVGATKGADVW, encoded by the exons ATGCGTCCTCGTACCTACAAATCTACCTGCCTCATTAGTGGAGTGGGAAACGGCTCCTCGAGTGGGTCCCGCCAAAGTTCCTTGTTAAACCCCAATAAAAGGCGGGTATCGAACAGGTCGTGGAAAGACTGGTGGAAGTTGCATGGCTCATTTAAGAATGCAGGTCAAAATGGAATCCCATTCACCGGATCAAACGGCGACACAGGCAAATCTAAATCAGATCGGGGAGAAAGaacgaagcagcagcagcagccaacgAGGAAGAGGAGAACcaggggaagaggaagaaggatgagCGAGGAGGAAGGCAGGAGCAAAGGGGGACCGCAGCAATACGGCACCTTCCAGGGCGCCCCCAACTACGCCCAGCCCGCCATCGGCTTCCCCCAGCCGGTGCCTCCCCCGGGCCACACCGCTGCGCACCCTTTCCCTCCGCCTCAGCAGTCTGGTCCTGCCTATTACGCCCGCGGTTACCACGCTGTCCCGG GTTATGCACCTGTTATTGAAGTTGTTGAAGGAACACCATTGAGACAGCCACGTCTCGCTTGTTGTGGCTTGGGCATCGGTTGGCTTTT GTTCATAGTTGGTTTCTTTCTACCTGCCATTCCGTGGTATGTTGGATCTTTTATTCTACTTTGTGTTAGAGTAGACTACCGAGAGAAGCCAGGCCTAGTTGCTTGCACAATTGCA GCCATCCTTGCTGCAATTGCTGCTACTGTTGGTGCAACCAAGGGAGCTGATGTGTGGTGA
- the LOC103976461 gene encoding OPA3-like protein, which translates to MILPVVKLGTLLLKTVCKPIANRLKKEAGLHPKFRQLIINLAQANHRITTNIQRRIYGHSTNVEIQPLNEEKAVQAAADLIGELFVFSVAGAGLIFEVQRSARSEARKEEIRRQEIEAMKQKEEELVREVEQLKLKISEIERLAKGRGLSGILNFRHAHALEGVKSSE; encoded by the exons ATGATCTTGCCGGTGGTGAAGCTTGGGACGTTGCTTCTGAAGACGGTCTGCAAGCCCATCGCCAACCGGCTCAAGAAGGAGGCCGGCCTCCATCCAAAGTTCCGCCAGCTGATCATTAATCTAGCTCAG GCCAACCATCGCATCACAACAAACATACAAAGACGAATTTATGGTCATTCAACCAACGTTGAGATCCAGCCATTAAATGAGGAAAAAGCTGTTCAAGCTGCTGCGGACCTTATTGGAGAACTCTTCGTTTTCTCA GTGGCCGGAGCTGGTTTGATATTTGAGGTGCAAAGAAGTGCAAGGTCAGAAGCTAGGAAGGAGGAAATCCGCAGGCAGGAAATTGAG GCTATGAAACAGAAAGAGGAAGAGCTAGTGAGAGAAGTAGAACAACTCAAGCTGAAGATCAGCGAGATCGAACGGCTTGCCAAGGGACGAGGCCTTTCAGGTATTCTCAACTTCAGGCATGCTCACGCACTCGAAGGCGTCAAATCATCCGAATGA
- the LOC135606152 gene encoding probable cellulose synthase A catalytic subunit 1 [UDP-forming], with amino-acid sequence MEANAGMVAGSHKRNEFVMIRQGGEAGPKLLKKFDGQECQICGDTVGLSDTGDLFVACNECAFPVCRACYEYERKEGNKSCPQCKTRYKRHKGSPRVDGDDEEDDVDDLDNEFNCRQGNVEAGHTWQLQGPAEDVDLSSSFRHEPQHRIPYLTSGQQVSGEVPDATPDRHSIRSPSSGYVDPSLPVPVRIVDPSKDLNSYGLGSVDWKERVEGWKLKQDKTIMHVTNKYNDGKGDMEGTGSNGEDLQMVDDARQPLSRIVPIPSSQLNLYRVVIILRLIILCFFFQYRVTHPVHDAYPLWLTSVICEIWFALSWLLDQFPKWYPINRETYLDRLALRYDREGEPSQLAPVDVFVSTVDPLKEPPLITANTVLSILAVDYPVDKVSCYVSDDGSAMLTFEALSETAEFARKWVPFCKKHNIEPRAPEFYFAQKIDYLKDKIQPSFVKERRAMKREYEEFKVRINALVAKAQKTPEEGWTMQDGTPWPGNNPRDHPGMIQVFLGHSGGLDTDGNELPRLVYVSREKRPGFQHHKKAGAMNALIRVSAVLTNGAYLLNVDCDHYFNNSKALREAMCFMMDPALGKKTCYVQFPQRFDGIDLHDRYANRNIVFFDINLKGLDGIQGPVYVGTGCCFNRQALYGYDPVLTEADLEPNIVFKSCCGSRKKRKGGNKSYIDNKKRAMMRSESSVPIFNMEDMEEGIEGYEDERSLLMSQRSLEKQFGQSPIFIASTFMEQGGIPPSTDPASLLKEAIHVISCGYEDKTEWGKEIGWIYGSVTEDILTGFKMHARGWISIYCMPPRPAFKGSAPINLSDRLNQVLRWALGSIEILLSRHCPIWYGYNGRLKLLERVAYINTIVYPITSIPLIAYCVLPAICLLTGKFIIPEISNYAGMWFILLFISIFATGILELRWSGVGIEDWWRNEQFWVIGGTSAHLFAVFQGLLKVLAGIDTSFTVTSKSSDDDGDFAELYVFKWTSLLVPPTTVLVINMVGIVAGVSYAINSGYQSWGPLFGRLFFAFWVIAHLYPFLKGLMGRQNRTPTIVIVWSILLASIFSLLWVHIDPFTSSTQKAAVMGQCGVNC; translated from the exons ATGGAAGCCAATGCGGGAATGGTGGCGGGGTCACACAAGCGGAACGAGTTCGTGATGATTCGGCAGGGAGGAGAAGCTGGG CCAAAGCTGCTGAAAAAATTTGATGGCCAAGAGTGTCAAATCTGTGGTGATACAGTAGGACTTTCAGACACGGGGGACCTTTTTGTTGCTTGTAATGAGTGTGCCTTCCCAGTCTGCCGAGCTTGTTATGAATATGAGAGGAAGGAAGGGAATAAGTCTTGCCCTCAATGCAAGACTCGGTACAAGAGACACAAAG GTAGTCCTCGAGTTGATGGAGATGATGAGGAAGATGATGTTGATGATCTAGACAATGAGTTCAATTGCAGGCAAGGCAATGTTGAAGCTGGACATACATGGCAACTTCAAGGACCGGCAGAAGATGTTGATTTATCTTCTTCTTTTAGACATGAACCTCAACACCGTATTCCATATTTGACCAGTGGGCAACAG GTTTCTGGGGAGGTCCCTGATGCAACACCTGATCGCCATTCTATTCGAAGTCCATCATCAGGTTATGTAGATCCCAGCTTGCCAG TTCCAGTAAGAATTGTGGACCCTTCCAAAGACTTGAACTCATATGGGCTTGGTAGTGTTGACTGGAAAGAAAGAGTTGAAGGTTGGAAGCTCAAACAGGACAAAACCATAATGCATGTGACCAACAAATACAATGATGGCAAAGGAGATATGGAAGGAACTGGTTCAAATGGTGAAGATCTGCAAAT GGTCGATGATGCTCGGCAACCTTTAAGCCGTATAGTACCAATTCCTTCTAGCCAACTTAACCTCTACCGTGTGGTCATCATACTTCGGCTCATCATTTTATGTTTCTTCTTCCAATATCGTGTAACTCATCCGGTACATGATGCTTATCCTTTGTGGCTAACATCGGTCATTTGTGAGATATGGTTTGCTTTGTCATGGCTTCTTGATCAGTTTCCAAAATGGTATCCAATCAACCGTGAGACATACCTTGATAGGCTTGCCTTGAG ATATGATAGGGAAGGGGAACCATCACAATTAGCTCCTGTTGATGTTTTTGTCAGTACAGTGGATCCTTTGAAGGAACCTCCTCTTATAACAGCCAACACAGTGTTGTCTATTCTTGCTGTGGATTACCCTGTTGACAAAGTCTCATGTTATGTTTCTGATGATGGTTCAGCAATGCTTACTTTTGAAGCACTGTCAGAGACTGCTGAATTTGCAAGAAAGTGGGTACCTTTTTGCAAGAAGCATAATATTGAACCCAGGGCCCCTGAGTTTTATTTTGCTCAGAAGATAGATTACCTTAAAGACAAGATTCAACCTTCTTTTGTGAAAGAACGACGTGCAATGAAG AGAGAATATGAGGAATTCAAGGTACGGATAAATGCTCTTGTTGCCAAAGCACAAAAAACTCCAGAAGAAGGTTGGACAATGCAGGATGGAACTCCCTGGCCTGGAAATAACCCAAGAGATCATCCGGGCATGATACAG GTCTTTTTAGGGCACAGCGGAGGTCTTGATACAGATGGCAATGAGCTACCTCGCCTAGTATATGTTTCCCGTGAGAAGAGACCGGGTTTCCAACATCACAAAAAGGCTGGTGCAATGAATGCCTTG ATTCGAGTATCTGCTGTCTTGACCAATGGCGCCTATCTTCTCAATGTGGATTGTGATCATTACTTCAACAACAGCAAAGCTCTCCGGGAAGCAATGTGTTTTATGATGGATCCTGCACTAGGAAAGAAGACATGCTATGTTCAGTTCCCTCAACGATTTGATGGCATTGATTTGCATGATCGATATGCCAATCGGAACATTGTGTTTTTTGAT ATCAACTTGAAAGGTTTGGATGGCATCCAGGGTCCTGTCTATGTGGGGACAGGATGCTGTTTTAACAGGCAGGCCTTGTATGGTTATGATCCTGTATTAACCGAGGCTGATTTGGAACCAAACATTGTGTTCAAGAGCTGTTGTGGTTCAAGGAAAAAACGAAAGGGAGGAAATAAGAGCTACATTGATAATAAAAAAAGGGCTATGATGAGATCTGAATCTTCAGTTCCCATCTTCAATatggaagacatggaggagggaaTAGAAG GTTATGAGGATGAGAGATCACTGCTCATGTCTCAGAGGAGCTTGGAAAAGCAATTTGGTCAGTCACCAATTTTCATTGCATCTACCTTCATGGAGCAGGGAGGCATACCACCATCCACGGATCCAGCGTCTCTTCTGAAAGAAGCCATACATGTTATTAGCTGTGGGTACGAAGACAAAACTGAATGGGGAAAAGAG ATTGGCTGGATATATGGATCTGTTACTGAGGATATTCTTACTGGTTTTAAGATGCATGCTCGTGGATGGATTTCAATTTATTGCATGCCTCCCCGCCCTGCATTCAAGGGTTCTGCCCCAATCAATCTTTCTGATCGTCTCAACCAAGTGTTGCGGTGGGCCTTGGGATCAATTGAAATCCTGCTCAGTAGACATTGCCCTATATGGTATGGTTACAATGGAAGATTGAAGCTTTTGGAGAGGGTGGCATACATTAATACCATAGTTTATCCAATCACGTCAATCCCACTGATTGCCTATTGTGTTCTTCCTGCTATTTGCCTTCTCACAGGAAAATTTATTATTCCAGAG ATAAGCAATTATGCAGGAATGTGGTTCATTCTGCTCTTCATCTCAATCTTCGCTACTGGAATTCTTGAACTCAGGTGGAGCGGGGTCGGGATTGAGGACTGGTGGAGGAATGAGCAGTTTTGGGTGATTGGAGGAACATCAGCCCACCTGTTTGCCGTGTTCCAGGGTCTGCTTAAGGTGTTAGCAGGGATAGACACCAGCTTCACGGTCACATCCAAGTCTTCAGATGACGACGGAGACTTTGCTGAGTTGTATGTGTTCAAGTGGACGAGTCTCCTCGTTCCCCCAACTACTGTCTTGGTCATCAACATGGTAGGAATCGTGGCAGGCGTCTCTTATGCCATCAACAGCGGCTACCAGTCATGGGGTCCTCTGTTCGGAAGGCTGTTCTTCGCATTTTGGGTGATTGCACATCTATATCCCTTCCTCAAGGGGCTTATGGGCCGGCAAAACCGAACACCTACAATTGTCATTGTGTGGTCCATTCTCCTTGCCTCAATCTTCTCATTGCTCTGGGTACACATTGATCCATTTACTTCTTCCACACAAAAGGCTGCGGTCATGGGACAGTGTGGTGTCAATTGCTGA